A single Silvibacterium dinghuense DNA region contains:
- a CDS encoding ABC transporter permease, giving the protein MMADLKYAFRQLRKSPAFTLTAMLTLAIGIGANTAVFSMLDAMMLRPIAVPDLGRVMTLGGQQKGSDDARVSLADFLDWQRETRSFESMAIRQDREMNLTGAGSAVHVEAEAVSQEFFSLLQVQPLQGRLFRADESEPGRDGEIILSYRFWARQFGSDPGVVGRPVLLGGRNYTVVGVMPRSLAYPPEAELFIPLAPTPAQRTDRSDRRYFAVGRLRPGVALGVAQAEMRAAAERQAAQYPEADRGWSVTVEPLLKGINGPMTPLYLKMIMAATTFVLLIVCANVANLQFARGLSRRGEMALRTALGSSRWLLLRQLLAESLLLSIGGAAVGVLLAILDLHILLAEMPERIARYIAGWEQVSLNGRALVLSVVLAMAAGMISGLAPALEALRVDLVGQLKAGGRTTTGARSTHRLRSIFAVAQIALAVTLVIGSALMAKGMWSMLHKEDRLEPAKVLTFELWTPTGQSNDPARLAQQYEQSLDRLRGLPGVQAVALTSNVPDGNEGTWDQQLAIEGRPVAPGQVQIASRITVSPGFFDAMQVRLRSGRLLTQRDGIDTPLVAVVSRQFAEVHFPHESPLGHRVRLGENDPTPWVTIVGEVEDMQYEWIDPGPEPAIYLSVMQFPTASTRYVLRTAGDAPALASAARAAIAGIDPTFAISGMESYAGYLHDALIGLLYAAGTLVLDAGIALLLAALGIFGVMASVVGERRKEVGLRLLLGATRGDVTRMFLRRAGMLTAVGMGVGVVAAAGLARAVASLLFGVRPDDVAVFGAALSAIALLALGASWIPVHTASRIEPVTALRDE; this is encoded by the coding sequence ATGATGGCAGACCTGAAGTATGCCTTTCGTCAATTGAGGAAGTCGCCGGCATTCACTTTGACGGCCATGCTGACGCTGGCTATCGGCATCGGCGCAAACACCGCCGTTTTCAGCATGCTGGATGCCATGATGCTGCGGCCGATCGCGGTTCCGGACCTCGGGCGGGTGATGACGCTCGGAGGGCAGCAGAAAGGCAGCGACGATGCGCGGGTTTCGCTGGCCGATTTTCTGGACTGGCAGCGGGAGACGCGCTCCTTCGAGTCGATGGCGATCCGACAGGACCGGGAGATGAACCTGACTGGCGCGGGCTCGGCGGTGCATGTGGAGGCCGAGGCGGTTTCGCAGGAGTTCTTCTCCCTGTTGCAGGTCCAGCCGCTGCAAGGACGGCTCTTTCGCGCCGATGAGTCGGAGCCAGGGCGCGACGGCGAGATCATTCTGAGCTATCGCTTCTGGGCGCGGCAGTTCGGCAGCGATCCCGGTGTGGTGGGACGGCCGGTTCTGCTGGGAGGCCGCAATTACACCGTCGTCGGTGTGATGCCGCGCTCGCTGGCTTATCCCCCGGAAGCCGAGCTCTTTATCCCCCTGGCGCCGACTCCGGCGCAGCGGACGGACCGCAGCGATCGCCGCTATTTTGCGGTGGGCCGGTTACGGCCTGGCGTCGCGCTGGGCGTAGCCCAGGCAGAGATGCGCGCGGCAGCGGAACGTCAGGCAGCGCAGTATCCGGAGGCAGACCGCGGCTGGAGCGTGACGGTGGAACCGCTCCTCAAGGGCATCAACGGGCCGATGACGCCGCTCTACCTGAAGATGATCATGGCGGCGACGACCTTTGTATTGCTGATCGTTTGCGCAAATGTGGCCAACCTGCAGTTTGCGCGGGGACTGAGCCGGCGCGGGGAGATGGCGCTGCGGACGGCGCTCGGCTCAAGCCGTTGGCTGCTGCTGCGTCAGCTCCTGGCGGAGAGTCTGCTGCTGAGCATCGGTGGCGCGGCAGTAGGCGTGCTGCTGGCGATTCTGGATCTGCATATCCTGCTGGCTGAGATGCCGGAGCGGATTGCGCGCTATATCGCCGGCTGGGAACAGGTCTCGCTGAATGGCCGCGCACTGGTACTTTCGGTGGTGCTGGCGATGGCTGCCGGGATGATCTCGGGTCTGGCACCGGCGCTCGAGGCGCTGCGTGTAGACCTGGTGGGGCAGCTGAAGGCCGGCGGCCGCACGACCACCGGTGCCCGATCGACGCATCGGCTGCGCAGCATTTTTGCCGTGGCGCAGATTGCGTTGGCGGTGACGCTGGTGATCGGCTCGGCGCTGATGGCCAAGGGCATGTGGTCGATGTTGCACAAGGAAGACCGGCTGGAGCCGGCAAAGGTGTTGACCTTCGAGTTATGGACGCCGACAGGCCAAAGCAACGATCCTGCGCGGCTGGCGCAGCAGTATGAGCAGAGTCTTGACCGGCTGCGCGGTCTGCCGGGTGTGCAGGCCGTTGCGTTGACTAGCAATGTGCCAGACGGCAATGAAGGAACCTGGGATCAACAGCTCGCGATCGAAGGTCGTCCAGTGGCGCCGGGACAGGTGCAGATCGCATCGCGGATCACGGTGAGCCCGGGGTTCTTCGATGCGATGCAGGTGAGGCTGCGGAGCGGACGTCTGCTGACACAGCGGGATGGTATCGATACGCCACTGGTTGCAGTGGTGAGCCGGCAGTTTGCCGAGGTCCACTTTCCGCACGAGTCGCCGCTGGGACATCGGGTGCGGCTGGGGGAGAACGATCCGACGCCCTGGGTGACGATTGTGGGAGAGGTGGAGGATATGCAATATGAGTGGATCGATCCCGGACCGGAGCCGGCGATCTACTTGAGCGTGATGCAGTTTCCGACAGCCTCCACGCGCTATGTGCTCCGCACGGCTGGCGATGCGCCGGCGCTGGCTTCTGCGGCGCGGGCGGCGATTGCGGGCATCGATCCGACATTTGCGATCTCCGGCATGGAGAGTTATGCGGGATATCTGCATGATGCGCTGATCGGACTGCTGTATGCCGCGGGGACGCTGGTGCTGGATGCCGGAATTGCCTTGCTGCTGGCCGCGCTCGGTATCTTCGGTGTGATGGCGAGTGTGGTCGGCGAGCGCCGTAAAGAGGTTGGACTGCGGCTGCTGCTGGGCGCAACACGTGGCGATGTGACGCGGATGTTTCTGCGCCGTGCGGGCATGCTCACGGCTGTCGGCATGGGGGTCGGCGTCGTGGCAGCGGCAGGACTGGCTCGCGCTGTCGCGAGTTTGCTCTTCG
- the feoB gene encoding ferrous iron transport protein B: MSDCCTTETIEILPEPKVPGKLRTVALIGPPNSGKSTLFNRLTGLRQKVANYPGVTVEQHVGKLSGIGRSDLYLIDLPGIYSLDSYSEDARVSVEVLTGRMPGTPQPDAILLVLDSLHLSRQLMLAAPILALKLPTMVLLNMSDLMEARGGEVDTLALAREIGVPVAKISAARGTGIDAITHFLNRKSEPAIPSPGAGGRLELPVVDNPRSYRQWATGISTRTKYKAPLSSEWTRKLDRVLLHRILGPILFLVVVIAVFQVVFSIGQPLSDGFGDILNNAGDAIGAHLGHGWLESLLIDGVWKGVASVLVFLPQILLLFLFIGVLEDSGYLARAALIADRMMRSIGLNGKAFIPLLSAYACAVPAIMATRTIENKRDRFATILVTPFMTCSARLPIYLLMIAAFIPNKPLLGDFFGMRAAVMLSLYLLGFLAALGTARLLKSSILKTSTAPFILELPQYRLPTLRSLGLRVFDRGKVFLKQAGTIILTVTLILWVLSHLPMHSDLPDSIIGRVGHLIEPIIRPLGFNWKIGIGLLSSVVAREVIVGTLGTLYGAEGAALQTALHHDLTLGGALALVVFFAFAMQCTSTLAIVKRETNSWKWPALQFAYMSALAYLAALATNQIVSHLVR; this comes from the coding sequence ATGAGCGACTGCTGCACCACGGAAACCATCGAGATCCTGCCTGAACCGAAGGTTCCAGGAAAGCTTCGAACCGTCGCGCTCATCGGGCCTCCGAACTCCGGCAAATCCACGCTCTTTAATCGCCTGACCGGTCTCCGCCAGAAGGTGGCCAACTACCCCGGCGTCACCGTCGAACAGCATGTCGGCAAGCTTAGCGGTATTGGCCGCAGTGATCTGTATCTGATTGATCTTCCAGGCATTTACAGCCTCGACTCCTACTCCGAAGATGCCCGCGTCTCGGTCGAGGTCCTCACCGGCCGGATGCCCGGCACACCCCAGCCCGATGCCATCCTGCTGGTCCTGGATTCGCTGCACCTGAGCCGCCAGCTCATGCTCGCCGCCCCCATTCTTGCGCTCAAGCTACCCACCATGGTCCTGCTCAACATGAGCGACCTGATGGAGGCCCGCGGCGGCGAAGTAGACACGCTGGCTCTCGCCCGGGAAATCGGTGTTCCCGTGGCCAAGATCAGCGCCGCACGCGGCACCGGCATCGACGCCATCACCCACTTTCTCAATCGCAAGAGCGAGCCGGCCATCCCCAGCCCAGGAGCGGGAGGAAGGCTGGAGCTGCCGGTCGTCGACAACCCGCGCTCCTACCGCCAGTGGGCCACCGGCATCAGCACCCGCACCAAGTACAAGGCGCCGCTCTCGTCCGAATGGACGCGCAAGCTCGACCGCGTGTTGCTGCACCGCATCCTTGGCCCGATTCTCTTCCTCGTGGTCGTCATCGCCGTCTTCCAGGTGGTCTTCTCCATCGGTCAGCCGCTCAGCGACGGCTTCGGTGACATCCTGAACAACGCTGGTGACGCCATCGGCGCGCACCTCGGCCACGGCTGGCTCGAGTCGCTGCTCATTGACGGTGTCTGGAAAGGCGTAGCCTCCGTGCTCGTCTTCCTGCCGCAGATTCTGCTGCTCTTTCTGTTCATCGGCGTGCTCGAGGACTCCGGCTACCTGGCCCGCGCCGCGCTGATCGCCGACCGCATGATGCGTTCGATCGGCCTCAACGGCAAGGCCTTCATCCCGCTGCTCTCGGCCTACGCCTGCGCCGTGCCGGCCATCATGGCCACACGCACCATCGAGAACAAGCGCGACCGCTTTGCCACCATCCTTGTCACACCCTTCATGACCTGCTCGGCCCGCCTGCCCATCTATCTGCTGATGATCGCGGCCTTTATCCCCAACAAGCCGCTGCTCGGCGACTTCTTCGGCATGCGCGCCGCGGTTATGCTCTCGCTCTACCTGCTCGGATTTCTGGCCGCGCTCGGCACCGCGCGCCTGCTCAAGTCGTCGATTCTCAAGACCTCGACCGCGCCATTCATCCTCGAACTGCCGCAGTACCGCCTGCCCACCCTGCGCTCGCTGGGCCTGCGCGTCTTCGATCGCGGCAAGGTCTTCCTGAAGCAGGCCGGAACCATCATTCTGACGGTCACGCTGATCCTCTGGGTACTCAGCCACCTGCCCATGCACTCCGATCTGCCGGACAGCATCATCGGCCGCGTCGGACACCTGATCGAACCCATCATCCGCCCGCTCGGCTTCAACTGGAAGATCGGTATCGGCCTGCTCAGCTCGGTGGTCGCCCGCGAGGTCATCGTCGGCACGCTTGGCACGCTCTACGGCGCCGAGGGCGCAGCCCTGCAGACCGCGCTCCATCACGATCTCACGCTCGGCGGCGCACTCGCGCTGGTAGTCTTCTTCGCCTTCGCCATGCAGTGCACCTCCACGCTGGCCATCGTGAAGCGCGAGACCAACAGCTGGAAGTGGCCGGCGCTGCAGTTTGCATACATGAGCGCGCTGGCATATCTCGCAGCCCTGGCGACCAACCAGATCGTAAGCCACCTGGTGCGTTAA
- a CDS encoding FeoA family protein: MKALSELEIGTVAIVDALELPDEIGHHLMHMGFVPDARVIVVRRAPAGDPTVYAIEGFEVALRRETARSIQVRPAEG; this comes from the coding sequence TTGAAAGCACTGAGTGAACTGGAAATCGGCACCGTAGCCATTGTGGATGCGCTGGAGCTGCCGGACGAGATCGGGCACCACCTCATGCACATGGGATTCGTCCCGGATGCACGCGTGATCGTCGTCCGCCGCGCCCCCGCCGGCGATCCCACCGTTTATGCCATCGAGGGCTTCGAGGTCGCGCTCCGCCGGGAAACCGCCCGCTCGATCCAGGTCCGTCCTGCCGAGGGATGA